From Patescibacteria group bacterium, a single genomic window includes:
- a CDS encoding lamin tail domain-containing protein — MKKFFILAVVLIGSFFVFTKVYSAIEVSDDTGDTSSTPPIEEPEESTSTVPIVITSTIWAQLKINEFVADPATGSEWVELYNPSSSSLDVTGGYICDSRNTTSTCKDIFGVVSSSSWLFIDLQTKSYLNNGGDAVILKNPDGEIVDRVIYGPELAAEKDQSVARKTDGVDTDDNSDWAITTEPTPGAANIILAPVVPEPPVVPVVIPASPQSAPVAEKKTVSSTTKTAKVTTKTEEKIGLMWKIKYDPKVRVGENVWFDASTTFDPRGGRIGFSWDFDEGKIVTGTVAQYIFVSSGPHNILISATSTAGTTDTKKLKVAVYPNDIFYGTGMAISEINPETDDEFIKIKNISTSTVNVSNWKLMYNNKIYEIPTGTLVVAGDELIFYKEITDFTLNNSKGEVELRLPDDILADAVEYSKKTADPATSTKKKIDIVVTSSILSVSLLEARGLDKDQNVKVNGIVSVLPGIFGSQYFYIFDKSAGIQIYQYKKDFPKLRVGDKISVSGITSEASGIKRIRIKDKNDIKILLAYGEASSSRFALDDLNEDALGNLVRVQGEITEIKSNFMYVDDGTSEAIVYFKQGAKIDKSKFKEGENAEVIGVLEQGKTDLQIWPRSQEDIKSLGLSQDLIKKQVVLEKAMEQNDDSSKYLLATGGGIAALLVGLGIVKMKKRKV, encoded by the coding sequence ATGAAGAAATTTTTTATTTTGGCCGTGGTTTTAATTGGCAGTTTTTTTGTTTTTACAAAGGTGTACTCGGCCATAGAGGTTAGTGATGACACAGGTGATACTTCTTCCACCCCGCCAATAGAAGAACCGGAAGAGAGCACGTCTACTGTGCCAATTGTTATCACCTCAACAATTTGGGCGCAGCTAAAAATTAATGAATTTGTGGCTGATCCGGCCACCGGAAGCGAATGGGTTGAATTATATAATCCATCATCCAGCAGTTTGGACGTTACCGGCGGATATATTTGTGATTCGCGCAACACCACTTCCACCTGCAAAGATATTTTTGGAGTTGTTTCGTCAAGCAGTTGGCTTTTTATTGATTTACAAACTAAAAGTTATTTAAATAATGGCGGTGATGCGGTGATTTTGAAAAATCCGGATGGGGAAATTGTTGACCGGGTTATTTATGGTCCGGAGTTGGCGGCGGAAAAAGACCAGTCGGTCGCGCGCAAAACAGACGGCGTTGATACCGATGATAATTCGGATTGGGCTATAACCACAGAGCCCACGCCCGGAGCGGCAAATATAATTTTGGCGCCAGTTGTGCCGGAGCCGCCGGTTGTACCAGTTGTTATACCAGCCAGTCCGCAAAGCGCGCCTGTCGCAGAGAAAAAAACCGTTTCTTCAACCACAAAAACCGCTAAAGTTACAACTAAAACCGAAGAAAAAATTGGTTTGATGTGGAAAATAAAATACGATCCAAAGGTTAGGGTTGGGGAGAATGTTTGGTTTGATGCCAGCACGACTTTTGACCCCCGCGGTGGGCGAATTGGGTTTAGCTGGGATTTTGATGAGGGTAAAATTGTTACCGGTACTGTTGCCCAATATATTTTTGTGTCTTCCGGGCCGCATAATATTCTCATCTCTGCCACCAGCACCGCCGGCACGACTGATACCAAGAAATTAAAAGTGGCGGTTTATCCGAATGATATTTTTTACGGCACTGGAATGGCGATTAGTGAAATTAATCCGGAAACCGATGATGAATTTATAAAAATAAAAAATATTTCCACTAGCACAGTTAATGTTTCCAACTGGAAACTGATGTATAACAATAAAATTTATGAAATTCCCACCGGCACGCTGGTGGTGGCCGGCGATGAATTGATTTTTTATAAAGAAATTACCGATTTTACCTTAAATAATTCTAAAGGCGAAGTGGAATTGCGTTTGCCGGATGATATTTTGGCTGATGCAGTTGAATATAGTAAAAAAACGGCTGATCCTGCTACTAGCACCAAGAAAAAAATAGATATTGTAGTGACCTCTTCGATTTTGAGCGTGAGTTTATTAGAGGCGCGCGGTTTGGACAAAGATCAAAATGTAAAAGTAAATGGCATAGTCAGTGTTTTGCCGGGCATTTTTGGTAGTCAATATTTTTATATTTTTGATAAATCAGCGGGCATACAAATTTATCAATATAAAAAAGATTTTCCCAAGTTGCGTGTGGGAGATAAAATAAGCGTGAGCGGTATCACTTCCGAAGCCAGCGGCATAAAAAGAATTAGAATAAAAGATAAAAACGATATAAAAATTTTGTTGGCTTATGGCGAGGCCAGTTCAAGCCGGTTTGCTTTGGATGATCTAAACGAAGACGCGCTGGGAAATTTGGTGCGCGTGCAGGGTGAAATTACGGAAATTAAAAGCAATTTTATGTATGTTGATGATGGCACCAGTGAAGCGATAGTATATTTCAAACAAGGAGCCAAAATTGATAAAAGTAAATTTAAAGAAGGTGAAAATGCGGAGGTGATTGGGGTGTTGGAGCAGGGTAAAACCGATTTACAAATTTGGCCGCGGTCGCAGGAGGATATAAAATCATTGGGTCTGTCGCAGGATTTGATTAAAAAACAGGTGGTGTTGGAAAAAGCGATGGAACAGAATGATGACTCGTCAAAATATTTGCTGGCCACAGGCGGAGGCATCGCGGCCCTGCTCGTTGGGCTTGGGATTGTGAAAATGAAGAAAAGAAAGGTATAA
- a CDS encoding cupin domain-containing protein, with translation MAKGYKNNIEKLTLENDNFRKVLYSAPHCQLVLMSLAPSEEIGMEVHTDNDQFFRFEAGQGKVIIDGNEYSVADGDAVIVPAGSEHNVINVSDSEPLKLYTIYSPAHHKDGVLRATKAEAVANEADFDGQTTE, from the coding sequence ATGGCGAAAGGATACAAAAACAACATCGAAAAATTAACTTTGGAAAATGACAATTTCCGCAAGGTTTTATATTCCGCCCCGCATTGTCAGTTGGTTTTAATGAGTTTGGCGCCAAGCGAAGAAATTGGCATGGAAGTTCATACAGATAACGATCAATTTTTTCGTTTTGAAGCCGGTCAGGGCAAGGTAATCATTGATGGCAATGAATACAGTGTGGCTGATGGCGACGCTGTGATAGTGCCCGCCGGTTCGGAGCATAATGTGATTAATGTCTCTGACAGCGAACCGTTAAAATTATATACCATCTATTCTCCGGCCCATCATAAAGACGGAGTTTTGCGCGCCACCAAGGCCGAGGCCGTGGCCAATGAAGCCGACTTTGACGGGCAGACAACTGAATAA
- a CDS encoding O-antigen ligase family protein — protein sequence MLFRWAVIAFIVLLPSYLLRFKIGPLPTTVLEAVFGLIFLIWLIQYSRKDWPILVSVIKAHKFLFVCIGLFFIASISSIFISDMPIPSLGQWRAYFLEPIILFLILVAHKNEIKFKDLMWGLGLSTLSISIYCIVQEFTGWGIATPEWTALATRRATAFFSSPNAVGLYLAPVLILMVSLLYKKFRFSFFLIAVFSAVALVFTKSRGAWVAAAVSLVVFLFLVGYKKIAVAIAAVAVVGALGVLVIHPINLDKSTQNRVTLWRYSTTFLTQSPKNFIFGTGIRQFFRKIQKPYYNDKVMERLIYPHNIFLNFWTEIGLVGMLAFMGILGYGFYLAQKIRKYDKIIGAGLVCVLATLVIHGLVDVPYFKNDLAMLFWVLIFTILLVYESLRQSQTHGV from the coding sequence ATGCTATTTCGCTGGGCAGTAATTGCTTTTATTGTCTTACTACCAAGCTATTTATTGCGCTTTAAAATTGGACCTCTGCCAACCACAGTGTTGGAGGCGGTTTTTGGTCTGATTTTTTTGATTTGGCTGATACAGTATAGCCGGAAGGATTGGCCGATTTTAGTCAGCGTGATTAAGGCGCATAAATTTTTATTTGTCTGTATCGGTTTATTTTTTATTGCTTCAATTTCCAGCATTTTTATCAGTGATATGCCGATTCCGTCGCTGGGTCAGTGGCGGGCGTATTTTTTGGAGCCGATAATTTTATTTTTAATTTTAGTGGCACACAAAAATGAGATTAAGTTTAAGGATTTGATGTGGGGTTTGGGTTTGTCTACTTTAAGCATCAGTATTTATTGTATTGTGCAAGAGTTTACGGGCTGGGGCATTGCCACGCCGGAGTGGACGGCTCTGGCTACTAGGCGCGCTACGGCTTTTTTTAGCTCGCCCAATGCGGTGGGGTTGTATCTGGCGCCGGTTTTGATTTTGATGGTAAGCTTGTTATATAAAAAATTTCGGTTTTCTTTTTTCTTGATTGCGGTTTTTTCAGCAGTGGCTTTGGTCTTCACAAAATCCCGCGGCGCGTGGGTGGCAGCGGCAGTGAGTTTGGTGGTGTTTTTATTTCTGGTGGGTTATAAAAAAATTGCGGTGGCTATTGCGGCGGTGGCGGTGGTCGGCGCGCTGGGCGTTTTGGTTATCCATCCGATCAACTTGGACAAATCCACCCAGAACCGGGTGACTTTGTGGAGATATTCCACGACTTTCTTAACACAATCTCCCAAGAATTTTATTTTTGGCACCGGCATCCGGCAATTTTTCAGGAAAATTCAAAAACCGTATTATAACGACAAGGTGATGGAGCGGTTAATTTATCCACATAATATATTTTTAAATTTTTGGACAGAGATCGGATTGGTTGGTATGTTGGCTTTTATGGGGATTTTGGGCTATGGATTTTACTTAGCGCAAAAAATCAGAAAATATGATAAAATAATCGGCGCGGGGCTGGTGTGTGTGTTGGCAACGCTCGTTATTCACGGTTTGGTTGATGTACCGTATTTTAAAAACGATCTGGCCATGCTTTTCTGGGTTTTAATTTTTACAATTTTGTTGGTATATGAGAGTTTACGTCAAAGCCAAACCCATGGCGTATGA
- a CDS encoding MgtC/SapB family protein, translating to MYTEELALLIPIVYAIILGGLIGWQREKQGKWAGPRTHALVAGGSALFTLLSVTAFGPNNAPVAAGIVTGIGFLGAGTILRKEDRVEGLTTAAGLWMAAAIGMASGLQFYILSIATSVLVLLLLMFDDSKFKKSVPEKIKNKKIR from the coding sequence ATGTACACAGAAGAACTCGCCCTCCTTATCCCTATAGTTTACGCGATTATTTTAGGCGGCCTCATCGGTTGGCAAAGAGAAAAACAAGGCAAGTGGGCCGGTCCGCGCACGCACGCCCTGGTCGCGGGCGGATCCGCTTTGTTTACGCTTCTGTCAGTGACCGCTTTTGGCCCAAACAACGCCCCGGTAGCCGCTGGCATTGTTACCGGTATCGGCTTTTTGGGCGCGGGCACAATTTTACGCAAAGAAGATCGTGTGGAAGGACTGACCACAGCTGCCGGATTATGGATGGCCGCGGCAATTGGCATGGCCTCTGGTTTACAATTTTATATACTCTCAATAGCCACAAGCGTTTTAGTTCTGCTTCTGCTGATGTTTGATGACAGTAAGTTCAAAAAATCCGTTCCGGAAAAAATCAAAAACAAAAAGATCCGCTAA
- a CDS encoding adenine phosphoribosyltransferase, with product MLDIKQYVRDVPDWPKQGVNFKDITPLLQDKDGFKEVIDKIAEPYLNQKIDVVVGIDARGFLLASAVAYKLGAGLAIVRKKGKLPRKTIAQEYALEYASNIIEMHEDAIKPGQKVLIVDDVLATGGTMEATCNLVKKLGGEIVGISFLIILDFLKGEEKLKDYKIEELIRY from the coding sequence ATGTTAGACATCAAACAATATGTCCGCGACGTGCCAGATTGGCCTAAACAAGGGGTAAATTTTAAAGATATCACCCCGCTTTTACAGGATAAAGACGGCTTTAAAGAGGTAATTGATAAGATCGCCGAGCCGTATTTAAACCAAAAAATTGACGTGGTAGTTGGAATAGACGCCAGAGGATTTTTGTTGGCTTCGGCCGTGGCCTATAAGCTGGGCGCGGGGTTGGCGATAGTGCGCAAAAAGGGCAAACTGCCACGGAAAACAATTGCACAGGAATACGCGCTTGAGTATGCGTCAAATATTATTGAAATGCATGAAGACGCCATCAAGCCCGGGCAAAAGGTCTTGATTGTTGATGACGTTTTGGCCACCGGCGGGACAATGGAAGCGACTTGCAACTTGGTAAAAAAATTGGGCGGCGAGATAGTCGGTATTTCTTTTTTGATTATTTTGGATTTTTTGAAAGGAGAGGAAAAATTAAAAGATTATAAAATTGAGGAATTAATCAGATACTAA
- a CDS encoding NADP-dependent malic enzyme has protein sequence MADKIYSDSLDLHKKFHGKLEIKSKVRLNNRQDLSLAYTPGVAEVSREVGKDKKLAREYTIKRNSVAVVSDGSAILGLGNLGPYAAMPVMEGKAVLFKEFGGVDAYPICLDTQDTEEIIKAVKNIAPGFGGINLEDISAPRCFEVERRLIDELDIPVIHDDQRGTATVVLAALINALKLRQDDGQPTKAVKIVINGAGAAGTAVAKMLMKYGFKNIFVCDTKGLVYESRGDLNSAKIELAKLSGAQMIGDNSLKDVVKNADVFIGVSAPGVLTKEMVQTMASKPVIFAMANPVPEIMPDEAKAGGAFIVASGRSDFPNQINNVLAFPGIFRGALDNGVAKITDEMLIQAAENLAGCVKRPTTDQIVPNPFDKEIVKAVARAIK, from the coding sequence ATGGCAGACAAAATTTACAGCGACTCATTGGATTTGCATAAAAAATTTCACGGAAAATTGGAAATAAAAAGTAAAGTTCGGTTGAATAACCGTCAGGATTTATCATTGGCCTACACTCCGGGTGTGGCCGAGGTTAGCCGGGAAGTTGGCAAAGACAAAAAATTGGCCAGGGAATATACAATAAAGAGAAATTCAGTGGCGGTGGTATCTGACGGGTCAGCAATTTTGGGATTGGGAAATCTGGGGCCATACGCGGCTATGCCGGTGATGGAAGGAAAAGCAGTGCTGTTTAAGGAATTTGGCGGGGTTGATGCTTATCCGATTTGTTTGGATACGCAGGACACCGAGGAGATTATAAAAGCGGTGAAAAATATCGCGCCCGGGTTTGGCGGGATAAATTTGGAAGATATTTCCGCGCCGAGATGTTTTGAGGTTGAAAGACGATTAATAGATGAGTTGGATATTCCGGTGATCCACGACGATCAGAGGGGAACAGCCACCGTGGTTTTGGCGGCGCTGATTAATGCATTAAAGTTGCGCCAGGATGACGGCCAGCCGACCAAGGCGGTTAAAATTGTGATAAATGGAGCTGGCGCGGCTGGCACTGCTGTGGCCAAAATGCTGATGAAGTATGGTTTTAAAAATATTTTTGTTTGCGACACAAAAGGTTTGGTGTATGAAAGCCGAGGCGATTTAAATTCAGCGAAAATTGAATTAGCAAAACTCTCCGGCGCCCAAATGATCGGGGATAATTCTTTAAAAGATGTGGTGAAGAACGCAGATGTTTTTATCGGCGTCAGCGCGCCCGGGGTTTTGACCAAGGAAATGGTGCAAACTATGGCCAGCAAGCCGGTAATTTTTGCCATGGCCAATCCGGTGCCGGAAATTATGCCTGACGAGGCCAAAGCGGGCGGTGCGTTTATTGTTGCCAGCGGCCGATCTGATTTTCCCAACCAAATTAATAATGTTTTGGCTTTTCCGGGAATATTTCGGGGTGCGCTTGATAATGGCGTAGCCAAAATTACCGATGAAATGTTGATTCAAGCGGCCGAGAATTTGGCCGGCTGCGTTAAGAGGCCCACGACCGATCAAATTGTGCCAAATCCGTTTGACAAGGAAATTGTCAAAGCAGTGGCACGGGCGATTAAATAA
- a CDS encoding S-methyl-5'-thioadenosine phosphorylase translates to MSETKAEIGIFGGSGFYSLFDSAEEIEVETPYGKPSDKITIGEIAGHYAAFLPRHGKDHRFAPHTIPYQANLWAFKELGVKRIISPSAAGSLQPQIKPGDFVVCDQFIDKTSGRRSTFYNGPKVMHISCADPYCNQMRRLAIDSCKNLSIPVHEKGTVVVIEGPRFTTRAESHFYQKLDYEVINMTQCPEVALARELEMCYVNISLITDYDAGLIGMDNVEPVDAKTVVEIFNRNIGRLKELIHEMIKNLPAERSCECGSVLSKAEI, encoded by the coding sequence ATGTCAGAAACAAAAGCGGAAATAGGAATTTTTGGAGGGTCGGGGTTTTATTCGCTGTTTGACAGCGCCGAAGAGATTGAAGTTGAAACACCATACGGCAAACCGTCGGATAAAATTACCATTGGTGAGATTGCCGGGCACTATGCGGCGTTTTTGCCCCGTCACGGCAAGGATCACCGGTTTGCGCCGCACACCATTCCTTATCAGGCAAATTTGTGGGCCTTTAAAGAGTTGGGAGTGAAGAGAATTATTTCGCCGTCGGCAGCCGGCAGTTTACAGCCGCAGATTAAGCCGGGAGATTTTGTGGTTTGCGATCAGTTTATAGACAAGACCTCGGGCCGACGTTCAACTTTTTACAATGGTCCAAAAGTCATGCACATAAGTTGCGCGGATCCGTATTGCAATCAAATGCGCCGGTTGGCGATTGACTCATGCAAAAATTTGTCTATTCCGGTTCATGAAAAAGGGACGGTGGTGGTGATTGAAGGGCCGCGTTTTACCACCCGCGCCGAGTCGCATTTCTATCAGAAGCTGGATTATGAGGTGATAAATATGACCCAGTGTCCGGAAGTGGCGCTGGCCCGGGAATTGGAAATGTGTTATGTAAATATTTCTTTGATCACGGATTATGATGCCGGTTTGATTGGGATGGACAATGTTGAGCCGGTTGATGCCAAAACCGTGGTGGAAATTTTTAACCGCAATATTGGCCGCTTGAAAGAATTGATCCACGAGATGATAAAAAATTTGCCGGCGGAGAGGAGTTGCGAGTGCGGCAGTGTCTTGTCAAAAGCGGAGATTTAG
- a CDS encoding replication-relaxation family protein, translated as MRPSRFIRPDQATGLVLQPRDRAILVSVFKHRFMCSDHLHQVLCPNVCLRVLQVRLRKLWEHQMLDRHFIPFVLDGVHKPPKRASQPIYSLAPAGAAALDEESRKESEQLAKLRPAGSAPALLEHNLVATDFLVSVQAACRGRADVQVECIEAETSLWRKVWNWRQRTGRDTGFIIPDAAVVLRLPATGERLAFYLEVIRSDIKGGNRRLLVKLKRYTELLRQGFFRQAFGHERVRAVLVATSTETRAQNLNALAQELAHGRRLFWFGAYEHKDSDGRGATNFTAGTTLSPMWRTIEGELVSLEQGRDKPPA; from the coding sequence ATGCGTCCATCACGCTTCATCCGTCCGGATCAGGCCACCGGTCTGGTTCTCCAGCCCCGCGACCGGGCAATCCTGGTGTCGGTGTTCAAACACCGATTCATGTGCAGCGACCATCTCCATCAGGTTCTGTGCCCGAATGTCTGCCTCCGGGTGCTCCAGGTCCGTCTCCGCAAGCTCTGGGAGCACCAGATGCTCGACCGGCACTTCATCCCGTTCGTCCTCGACGGCGTGCACAAGCCGCCCAAGAGGGCGAGTCAGCCCATCTACAGCCTGGCGCCGGCCGGCGCCGCGGCTCTTGATGAGGAGTCGAGGAAGGAGAGCGAGCAGCTCGCGAAGCTGCGGCCAGCCGGGAGCGCGCCCGCGCTCCTCGAGCACAATCTGGTCGCCACCGACTTCCTGGTCAGCGTCCAGGCCGCGTGCCGCGGCCGCGCTGACGTTCAGGTCGAGTGCATCGAGGCCGAGACGTCGCTCTGGCGCAAGGTCTGGAACTGGCGACAGCGAACCGGCAGGGACACCGGCTTCATCATCCCTGACGCCGCAGTCGTTCTCCGACTTCCAGCCACTGGCGAGCGCCTGGCGTTCTATCTCGAGGTCATCCGATCCGACATCAAGGGCGGCAACCGACGGCTGCTCGTCAAGCTCAAGCGCTACACCGAGCTGCTCAGGCAGGGGTTCTTTCGCCAGGCCTTCGGCCACGAGCGAGTTCGCGCGGTGCTGGTTGCGACCAGCACGGAGACCAGGGCCCAGAACCTCAACGCCCTGGCTCAAGAACTCGCTCACGGCCGCAGGTTGTTCTGGTTCGGGGCCTACGAGCACAAGGACAGCGACGGCCGCGGAGCCACCAACTTCACGGCCGGCACGACCCTCTCGCCGATGTGGAGAACGATCGAGGGCGAACTAGTGTCGCTTGAGCAGGGCCGCGACAAACCGCCAGCGTGA
- a CDS encoding SPFH domain-containing protein has translation MYYVLAAVVVLILISIRQVNQYQRGVKFQLGKYVKMVDPGWRLIAPIFQSMAKVDIRVKAVDVPLQEAITKDNVSLKINAVIYYKVVDVAKAVLEVENFYYAVNQLAQTTMRNVVGELELDELLANREAAAKRIKEIVDASSELWGIQVNSVELKDILLPENMQRTIAKQAEAERERRAVVIKAAGEVIAAENLSKAAKMLAETPGGLHLRTLNTINDVSSDESNTIIFAIPVEILRAFDAVAKKVSEKSPE, from the coding sequence ATGTACTACGTTCTTGCCGCAGTGGTTGTGCTGATTTTAATCAGCATTCGTCAGGTAAATCAGTATCAAAGAGGGGTTAAGTTTCAATTGGGAAAATACGTAAAAATGGTTGATCCGGGCTGGAGATTGATAGCCCCGATTTTTCAAAGTATGGCCAAGGTGGACATCCGCGTTAAAGCGGTTGATGTGCCCTTGCAGGAAGCAATTACAAAAGACAACGTGTCTTTAAAGATAAACGCGGTTATTTATTACAAGGTGGTGGATGTGGCCAAAGCGGTTTTGGAAGTTGAAAATTTTTATTACGCCGTAAATCAATTGGCGCAAACCACGATGAGAAATGTGGTGGGTGAATTGGAATTGGATGAATTATTGGCCAATCGCGAAGCCGCGGCTAAAAGAATTAAAGAAATTGTTGATGCCTCTTCTGAATTATGGGGCATTCAGGTAAACAGTGTAGAGTTGAAAGATATTTTACTGCCGGAAAACATGCAAAGAACCATTGCCAAACAGGCCGAAGCCGAGCGCGAACGCCGGGCTGTGGTTATCAAAGCGGCCGGAGAGGTGATCGCGGCCGAGAATTTGTCCAAGGCCGCCAAGATGTTGGCTGAAACACCCGGGGGTTTGCATTTACGAACATTAAACACCATAAATGATGTAAGTTCGGATGAATCAAACACTATAATTTTTGCCATTCCGGTGGAGATCTTGCGCGCTTTTGATGCGGTAGCGAAAAAAGTATCGGAGAAGTCGCCTGAATAG
- a CDS encoding helix-turn-helix transcriptional regulator gives MTNIFATRSHDQENSDEIDTSPLGFHIRRLRQWYGEGGLSQRELADLADVSPRQLRMYESCRMLPEPISFLLSLALALRVPLESLINETVVNRLRAEIERRRPFVEQGARQRALDLPSRGYGA, from the coding sequence ATGACAAACATATTTGCAACAAGAAGCCACGACCAGGAGAACTCCGATGAAATCGATACGAGCCCCCTGGGTTTTCACATACGCAGACTGCGTCAATGGTACGGAGAGGGAGGCTTGTCCCAACGTGAGCTGGCCGACCTGGCCGATGTTTCTCCGCGCCAGCTGAGGATGTACGAAAGCTGTCGCATGCTCCCCGAGCCGATCAGCTTCCTGCTTTCTCTCGCCCTCGCCTTGAGGGTTCCCCTCGAGTCCCTCATCAACGAGACCGTCGTGAACAGGCTCAGGGCCGAGATCGAGCGCCGTCGGCCGTTCGTCGAGCAGGGAGCGCGACAACGCGCCCTGGACCTGCCGAGTCGCGGGTATGGCGCGTAA
- a CDS encoding DUF167 domain-containing protein: MAYEEKVEKIDDTHFVVHVKEPPQNGLANKGIAKVLAEYFQVAQSRVRVVKGYTSKQKIIEII; encoded by the coding sequence ATGGCGTATGAGGAAAAGGTGGAAAAAATTGATGATACGCATTTTGTTGTCCATGTAAAAGAACCGCCACAGAATGGTTTGGCCAACAAAGGCATTGCCAAAGTGTTGGCAGAGTATTTTCAGGTGGCGCAAAGCCGGGTAAGGGTAGTAAAAGGATATACATCAAAACAAAAAATAATTGAAATAATTTAA
- a CDS encoding EamA family transporter: MGLVFAFIALVGWGFGDFFIQRTTRVTGSERALFFITAVGMILIFPFVRKDLATLGALNLLLLALVGIVMLFAALFDFEALRQGKIAIIEPIMGIELPLTMALGITLGRDILNAPQIILIFVIFIGIVLAVTSHHKQLHYHKRILEKGVILAGVGAIGMALTNFLVGVSSQNISPLVTVWFAHSLIAIIMGVLIAAKGELPKLISDLRKHPGPIAGQSFLDNGAWVAFAFSTTYIPLSISTAITESYVALAALLGILLNREKLKKSQMVGVALALVGVIILSYFSS, from the coding sequence ATGGGTCTAGTTTTTGCTTTCATAGCTTTAGTCGGCTGGGGATTTGGAGATTTTTTTATCCAAAGAACGACCAGAGTCACAGGGAGCGAACGGGCTCTTTTTTTTATTACCGCAGTCGGGATGATTTTAATTTTTCCGTTTGTAAGAAAAGACCTGGCCACTTTGGGTGCGCTCAATCTTCTGCTCTTGGCCCTTGTCGGTATAGTTATGCTTTTTGCCGCACTTTTTGATTTTGAGGCCTTGCGTCAGGGTAAAATCGCCATAATTGAACCGATTATGGGCATTGAATTGCCTTTGACCATGGCTTTGGGCATAACTTTGGGCAGAGATATTTTGAATGCCCCACAAATCATATTAATTTTTGTAATTTTTATCGGCATAGTATTGGCCGTGACCTCCCACCACAAACAATTGCACTATCATAAAAGAATTCTTGAAAAAGGAGTGATCTTGGCCGGAGTCGGGGCGATCGGTATGGCTCTGACAAATTTTTTAGTTGGTGTTTCCAGTCAGAATATATCGCCACTAGTGACGGTATGGTTTGCCCATTCCTTGATTGCAATAATTATGGGGGTACTTATAGCTGCTAAAGGCGAGCTCCCCAAGCTTATTTCTGATTTGCGCAAACACCCCGGCCCGATTGCCGGTCAAAGTTTTTTGGATAATGGCGCCTGGGTGGCTTTTGCCTTTTCAACCACTTATATTCCCTTATCAATCTCCACAGCCATCACCGAGAGCTATGTTGCCTTAGCGGCCCTTTTGGGGATTTTATTAAATCGGGAAAAATTGAAAAAATCGCAAATGGTTGGTGTCGCGCTCGCGCTCGTTGGGGTAATTATCCTCTCATATTTTTCCTCTTAA